Genomic segment of Paenibacillus sp. FSL R5-0623:
CTATCATGCCGCTGAAGAAGAGGCATCACGCTGGCTTGTGAACTCCTTTAACGGTCTTAGCCCGTTAATTGCGGGAGAGATTGCCTCACGTGGGATTGCTGCTGAAGGCCCAGTGAGCACTCAGGCTGTGGTGGAGGGTGAGAGCCAAGTTGAGGCTGGTGCACTCTGGAACGCTTTTGAAGCCGTGATGGGGCCTGTCAGAGATCATATCTACACGCCTGTAACCGGAATGAACGCCAAAGGCAAAATGATTTTCTCGGCCGTTCATCTTCAGAGTATTCAGGACGTGGAGAAAACCTATGACACGATGAGCAAGTGCATGGAAGATTATTACGGAGACAAGGCTGAACGGGACACGGTTAAACAGAGAGTAAGTGATCTGCTCCGTTTTCTGCAGAATGAGCGAAGCAAGAACATCAAAAAGCTGGACAACCTGAACAAGGATCTGCTGGAAGCGGACGATGCGGACAAGTTCAGACTATGGGGTGAGTTGCTGTTTGCCTCCCTGCATCAGGTCCACAAAGGGGACAAGAGCGTGGAGCTTGTGAACTTCTACGATGAAGACCAAGCCAACATTACCATTCAGCTTGATCCGCTGCTCACACCGTCTGACAACGCACAACGTTATTTCAAGCGGTATAACAAATACAAAAACAGTCTGGCTGTCATTCATGAGCAGCTTGGCAAAACCAAATACGAAATTGACTATCTGGATAACCTGTTGCAGCAGCTCTCTATTGCATCGATGAATGACATTGAGGAAATACGGGACGAGCTTGTGCAGCAAGGATACCTTCGTGACCGCAATAAAAAGGGTAAAAAGAAGAAGAAAAATGACCGTCCAACCGTACACCAGTTCACCTCTTCGGAGGGGATTGACATTCTTGTGGGCAAAAACAACCTGCAGAATGAGTACGTGACCAACCGTCTCGCTTCTTCCAACGACACTTGGCTGCATACCAAAGACATTCCAGGTTCACATGTCGTTATTCGCAGTACGGACTTTGGTGAAGCTACATTGGAAGAAGCAGCACAGCTTGCTGCCTATTTCAGCCAAGCCAAAGAATCAAGCAGTGTACCTGTGGATTACACGTTTATCCG
This window contains:
- a CDS encoding NFACT RNA binding domain-containing protein; protein product: MALDGIVTRAIVHELQGCIGGRISKIHQPNGHDVVLTLRAQRGNSKLLVSASPTYPRVHYTEKTFLNPTEAPMFCMLLRKHCEGAIIEEIRQIGMERIIHINVRQRDELGDVSVKRIIIELMGRHSNIILLDPVTGTILDGIHHVTPSISSYRVIMPGFAYTAPPEQHKSNPLEVSRTAFEDSYHAAEEEASRWLVNSFNGLSPLIAGEIASRGIAAEGPVSTQAVVEGESQVEAGALWNAFEAVMGPVRDHIYTPVTGMNAKGKMIFSAVHLQSIQDVEKTYDTMSKCMEDYYGDKAERDTVKQRVSDLLRFLQNERSKNIKKLDNLNKDLLEADDADKFRLWGELLFASLHQVHKGDKSVELVNFYDEDQANITIQLDPLLTPSDNAQRYFKRYNKYKNSLAVIHEQLGKTKYEIDYLDNLLQQLSIASMNDIEEIRDELVQQGYLRDRNKKGKKKKKNDRPTVHQFTSSEGIDILVGKNNLQNEYVTNRLASSNDTWLHTKDIPGSHVVIRSTDFGEATLEEAAQLAAYFSQAKESSSVPVDYTFIRHVRKPSGAKPGFVIYDHQKTLFVTPNDELIKSLPSTIKNG